CCATGATTCCGAACTGCTCGCCACCATCGGCATCGAACCGACACGGCCAGAAACCGGATACGGCTATATCCAGATGGACACGACCGGCATCAGGCTGCGCGAGAACGTCTATCCCGTAAAGACTTTCGCCGAGAAACCCAACTTGGCGACGGCGCGTCTATTCTTGGAAAGCGGCGAGTTTGTCTGGAACAGCGGTATGTTTGTCTGGCGTGCCGATACGATTCTGAATCAGATTCGCGAGCATCTTCCGCTCTGGGGAGTGGCCTTTGACCAGATTGAACAAGCCATCGGCACACCGCACGAGCACGAAGTCACCCGCACTGTCTTTGAAGCCGGCAAGGGTATCTCGATTGATTACGGTGTGATGGAAAAGGCCCCCAAAGTCGCGGTGATTCGCGGCACATTCGATTGGAACGATGTCGGAAGCTGGGACGAAGTCTGGAGACTGATGCCGCACGACGAACACGGCAACGCCACGCGCGGAAACGTCGCATTGGCCAATACACATAACACCTGTGTTCTCGGCGGGAAAAAACTGATTGCCGCGGTCGGAGTAAGCAATCTGATTGTTGTCGAAACGGAAGATGCGCTGATGATCTGTCCGCTTGACCGCTCGCAGGAAGTGAAGGAGCTCGTGGACAAACTCAAAGCCGTCGGCAAGGAGGACGTGCTCTGATGAAACCCGCAAAACTTGTGCAGCTGCTCACCGAAGCGTTGGAAAAGCAGGGCTACAAATTCCGGAATGAAAAAGGTAACTTCCGCGGCGGAAGCTGCATCTTTGAAGCCGAAAAGCTCGTGATTATGAACAAGCGATTTGGCGATGAAGAGCGCGCTGAAATTCTTGCCCGCGCCCTTGCCAAAATGGATACCGAGAATCTCTACCTGCTTCCCGAAGTGCGGGACTATGTCGAGCAGTTTACCGGCAAACCGATGATCATGGTGGACCTCACTGCCAAGACTCCCGAGGCTGCAGAGAAGTGACATCCGGACTGCTCACACAGCAGATGTTCGACGGCTCGCGCAGCGCGCTCGCTCGTCTCCTGTCCCGTGTTGAAAATTCGCCCGAAGGTGCGGACGAAGTGCTGCGCTCGCTCGGCGGTAAAATCGGCCGGGCTGTGCGCATCGGTTTTACCGGCCCGCCCGGTGCGGGCAAAAGCTCGCTCGTCACGGCCTATACTAAGTTGCTTCGTGCGCGGAGCAAACTCGTTGCCGTGCTTGCTGTCGATCCCACGTCACCGTTTTCCGGCGGCGCGCTGCTCGGTGACCGCGTGCGTATGAATGCCATCGGACTCGACCCCGGCGTGTTCGTCCGCTCGCTTGCCACGCGCGGTGATTTGGGCGGGCTCTCCCAGGCCGCTGGAGACATGGCCGATGTTCTCGATGCCGCAGGCTTTGACTATATCTTGTTTGAAACCGTCGGAGTCGGCCAGTCAGAACTTGAAGTTGTCCAATACGCAGACTCGGTCGTTGTCGTCCTGGTCCCCGAATCCGGTGATGCAATTCAAGGCATGAAAGCCGGATTGATGGAAGCCGCCGACGTTTTCTGCGTCAACAAAGCCGACCGTGAAGGAGCGGACCGCTTCACGAGCGATCTGCAAGGTGCGATGATGCTGAAGCATTGGGATGTGTGGAAACCGCCCGTTGTGAACACCGTCGCCACTCGCGAAACCGGCATCTCCGAGTTGGCCGGACAGATTGAGGCACACTTGACTCATCTGCGCGACTCCGGCGATTTCGAGAAACGCCGCCACTCCCACGCCCGCAGGCGCATTCAGCGCATGTTAGAGAAAAGGTTGGTCGCTCAATTCTGGACGGAAGAGCATCAGCGGTTGATGGATGATTCCTTGAGTAAGGGAGAGTCTCCTTACACTATCCTGTCTTTGCTGTTGAAGTCATGATAATATAAAAGGCGACCCAAGAGCCGCCTTAAAATATCACTTCGTAATCTAGTTCAAGTTCGCTCCCACGCCCTAACCTTCGTCGGCTTGAATGGCTCTTGAGTGAAGAGCATACCGCAAGCGGCCTCATCTTCGATGCCACGGCTTTGGCGGAGAGTGGAGCGGATTCCCGCTTCGGTCAGCCAGCCCATAAATCGGTCTATGGCATCGTCGCTCGAGGGTTTGAGACCGCTGCCCGTAGGATGAAGTCGAATCAAATTCATCTTCGCCGGAATATTCTTGAGAAGCCGTGTGAGATTCTCAACGTCTTCTTCGCGATCATTGAAATCCGCAATCATGATATACTCGAAGGTCACCGGATCCTTCGTCACATGAGCGAAGCGGCGCAGCGTCTTGAACAGCACGTCAAGCGGATAAGCCTTGTTGATTGGCATCAGTTCCCCGCGCCGTTCATCGGTCGTGGCGTGCAGTGAGATGGCAAGCTTCGCGGGTGGATCGTCTTTCATCCACCGTTCAATTCCGGGCACAAGCCCCACCGTGGAAACCGTGATACGGCGAGCGCTTATGCCGATTCCGTTCTCATCGGCGAGCAACCTTACTGCCTGGACAACGTTCTCATAATTGTGCAGCGGTTCGCCCATTCCCATGAATACCACATTGGTCAACCGGGATTGGCAATGGCCTTCAACTTCGAGAACCTGCAGAACAATTTCCCCGGCGGATAGATTGCGAAATAGTCCCATCTTAGCCGTGGCACAGAATTGACAGCCTAAGGCACATCCGACCTGACTCGAAATACAGACCGTTTCTCCCGGAGAGTCGGGCAGATAAACGGACTCAACACGCAATCCATCAGACAGCTCAAAAAGAAATTTTCGCGAGCCGTCGCGAGTGTCTTTGGCTGGGCGAGCCAAACTTAGTGTGCCAATCTCGGTCAGTTCGGCAAGCTTAACCCGCCATCCTGCGGGAAGATCGCTCATCTCATCAAAACTCGTTGCCCGTTTTTGATAGAGCCACGAATAGAGCTGACGCCCGCGAAATGCTGGCTCACCAAGCTCTTGCGCGAAACTTTCAAGGTCTTCGCGCGTTAACCCTATAAGTATTTTCTTTTTCAATAACATGAACCTTCGTTCGTGGTCTCCCAATCTACGAAAGGGAAACCCCGTTCGCAAGCCCAACCCGAAGGATTTCACCGACTATGGCGTCCGATCTTGACGCGCTGAAACAACTCAAAGACTCCCGCGACATTATGCTGAAAGAGGTCGGCAAGGTGATTGTCGGCCAAGAGCAGATTATTGACCAACTGATGATGACCCTGCTCGCCCGCGGTCACTGTCTGTTGGTCGGTGTGCCCGGCCTCGCAAAGACATTGCTCATTTCGACGATGGCGCGCATGCTCGACCTGAAATTCAGCCGTATTCAATTCACTCCCGATCTGATGCCGTCTGACATCACGGGTACCGAAATTGCTGAAGAAGACCGCTCTACTGGCCGCCGCAGTTTCAAGTTTATCAAAGGCCCCGTGTTCGCGAACATCGTCCTGGCTGACGAAATCAACCGCACACCGCCTAAAACTCAAGCGGCACTCTTGCAAGCCATGCAGGAGCACGAAGTCACGGCGGCAGGAGAGACTTATAAGTTAGAAGAGCCCTTCTTTGTGCTGGCCACGCAAAACCCGATTGAGCAAGAGGGCACCTATCCGCTCCCGGAAGCACAGCTTGACCGTTTCATGTTCAATCTGTGGGTGGACTATCCGAGCTTCAAGGAAGAAGAGCAGATAGTGAAGAGCACGACCTCGGCGGCGACCGCGACGGTATCCAAGGTGCTGAACGCTCAGCAGATTACAACTTTGCAGGACCTGGTGCGCCGCGTTCCAGTTTCAGATAATGTGGTCGAATATGCGGTGAAGCTTGTCCGTCGGACGCGCCCAAATTCTGACGAAGCTCCGAAGTTCATCAAGGACTATGTCAGTTGGGGTTGCGGCCCGCGTGCATCACAGTACCTAATTCTCGGCGCCAAAACCCGCGCCGCCCTGAACGGCCGTCCGACTCCTGACATTGAGTCACCGCCTGGTCCCCAACTTCACCGCCGAAGCCGACGGCATGAAGGCCGAACATTTGGTTGATAAGCTGTTAGCGGAGAAATAAGAGAAGGAACGACTTTCGATCAGTAATAGGAGATTTGGCGATGTCGAGGACAATCAAAAGACCAGCTGCACTTGTAAAGCAAGGCGACTTGACTTTGTACACGACTTCATTCAAAGTGAGGGATTTGTTAATCCCTAATTTCTACAGTGTCGAGCGTCTTGATCCTGACGATGCCAATGATGGGTACCAAAGAGTACTGAATCAAGGGCGCGCGAAGAAACTCGCGAAGTATATTGTTACTGGCCAAGACACTCGCGACGCATTCTTGCCCACGAGTGTTTTTCTTGCTACAGACAAGTCAATATCATTCAACACCGAGAACAACACAATCGAATTTGATATCGACGATGTTGGCCCATTTAGTGTAGTCGACGGCCAACACAGAGTTGAGGGACTAAAATTGGCCGCAGCCGAAGACCCTAGAGTGCTTGATTTTGAGCTTCCGGTTAATATTGCCGTGAAGCTACCCCATATCCATCAGATGTGCCACTTTCTTATTGTCAACACAACACAAAAGAGTGTCGACAAATCTGTCGAGCAACGGATCAACGCTCGGCTTACCCAGATTCTAACCACCGAAGATATCCCAAGTCTCCCCAAATGGATTCTAAACACAATAAAGCGTGGAGAAGATGACCAAGCCCTTCGCTTTGTAGATTTTCTTGATTCAACACATGATTCTCCTTGGTTCAACAAAGTGCGAATGGCTAACCAGAGCAAGGATGAGACGACCGTTAATCAACA
This region of bacterium genomic DNA includes:
- a CDS encoding NTP transferase domain-containing protein, coding for MLHAVIMAGGVGARFWPLSRRNKPKQLLDLTGEGSMLERTLARLEGLVDNDHVWIVTNPEQAELIREMIPSFNKDRFIIEPVGRNTAPAIGLAAAHLHKHDPEAVMIVLPADHRITNIEQFHYCLHSAVEVVHDSELLATIGIEPTRPETGYGYIQMDTTGIRLRENVYPVKTFAEKPNLATARLFLESGEFVWNSGMFVWRADTILNQIREHLPLWGVAFDQIEQAIGTPHEHEVTRTVFEAGKGISIDYGVMEKAPKVAVIRGTFDWNDVGSWDEVWRLMPHDEHGNATRGNVALANTHNTCVLGGKKLIAAVGVSNLIVVETEDALMICPLDRSQEVKELVDKLKAVGKEDVL
- the meaB gene encoding methylmalonyl Co-A mutase-associated GTPase MeaB produces the protein MTSGLLTQQMFDGSRSALARLLSRVENSPEGADEVLRSLGGKIGRAVRIGFTGPPGAGKSSLVTAYTKLLRARSKLVAVLAVDPTSPFSGGALLGDRVRMNAIGLDPGVFVRSLATRGDLGGLSQAAGDMADVLDAAGFDYILFETVGVGQSELEVVQYADSVVVVLVPESGDAIQGMKAGLMEAADVFCVNKADREGADRFTSDLQGAMMLKHWDVWKPPVVNTVATRETGISELAGQIEAHLTHLRDSGDFEKRRHSHARRRIQRMLEKRLVAQFWTEEHQRLMDDSLSKGESPYTILSLLLKS
- the rlmN gene encoding 23S rRNA (adenine(2503)-C(2))-methyltransferase RlmN, with the translated sequence MLLKKKILIGLTREDLESFAQELGEPAFRGRQLYSWLYQKRATSFDEMSDLPAGWRVKLAELTEIGTLSLARPAKDTRDGSRKFLFELSDGLRVESVYLPDSPGETVCISSQVGCALGCQFCATAKMGLFRNLSAGEIVLQVLEVEGHCQSRLTNVVFMGMGEPLHNYENVVQAVRLLADENGIGISARRITVSTVGLVPGIERWMKDDPPAKLAISLHATTDERRGELMPINKAYPLDVLFKTLRRFAHVTKDPVTFEYIMIADFNDREEDVENLTRLLKNIPAKMNLIRLHPTGSGLKPSSDDAIDRFMGWLTEAGIRSTLRQSRGIEDEAACGMLFTQEPFKPTKVRAWERT
- a CDS encoding DGQHR domain-containing protein yields the protein MYTTSFKVRDLLIPNFYSVERLDPDDANDGYQRVLNQGRAKKLAKYIVTGQDTRDAFLPTSVFLATDKSISFNTENNTIEFDIDDVGPFSVVDGQHRVEGLKLAAAEDPRVLDFELPVNIAVKLPHIHQMCHFLIVNTTQKSVDKSVEQRINARLTQILTTEDIPSLPKWILNTIKRGEDDQALRFVDFLDSTHDSPWFNKVRMANQSKDETTVNQHSFVKALKKYFLTANNPILTTQNEQTQQKIFLNYWKAVVNELGADDDSVLFKTNGVELFSRFSVPFLEKLHNTQDWRVPTMEELLRQVFDNVEGEFSGVGHSDFWVRGGKASGMNSGAINAGFKELVQALHRSNSPGKALL